The stretch of DNA CATTCTGGACGCCAGCGGCGATGACCCTTTTGTCAGTCGCCAAGACATTCGTTTAAAACTCCAACAGCTATCTGGTGTAGAACAACAGTTGACTAGTATTTTTTACCGGTTTATGGACCATCGCGATCACAAACCGGGGGCGCGAATTACCGAGTCTGATGTGCTGGACACCCTGGCTTATGCCAAGGAAAAACTCGTCGATGCTTACGACCGTAATAACAATGGCCTTTCTAAAACAGAAATTGAAAAAATGTCATTGACGGGCAAACTGGCAGTTCGTTTTGCTAAAATACTCAAGGAGCGTAATCAGGATGAAAACCTTGAAAGTACCCCCGTCATCCTTAAGCAATTGGAAGCATTAGGCGATGGGCTGTTTTTCCCCGCCTGGGCCAATGAAAGTGATGCCTTCTTAAATGTATTTTATAAAGAAGCCAACCTTACAACTTTGAATCCTGAAAACTTCGCCGCCACGCTCGGCCTGGACCCCACTGACCCCGCCCAGGAAGTGTTTATTTTCCAACAGGGTGTCGAAGAACTTTGGTGGATTTTTGAGAATTACCAAGATTATGAGGAGGAATCCTATCCGGAGCAGTTTAGTGCTTTACTTGATTTTATGGTGACTCATTTAAAAGATATTACGCACATCATTGTCGGCCGGGATGGCTACAGCGCGGACTCCCAATATCCCGTGTACTTGGTAGGGCTGGCCCCTGCGGGTGATATTGTGGGGTTTGAGACCTATACGGTTTGGACATAAATGGTGATTTTTTTGAACCAACAATAGGGTTTGGGGCAGGTAAATCGTTATAAACGCATAAGTACTTTGTTTATGAAATACCATTTGCCTTTATCCCTATTGCTTCTTTTGTCATTCAAGGTTTTGTACCTGACAGGACAGGCCATTGACACCCTCCACTTTAACCCGATCGGTGAATTTGAATATGCTGGATTTTATTCCGCCTATACGGCTTTGCCAGATCAAATGGAACGGCCCTATTTGTATACTGCCAGTAATGAATTGGGGCTGGTCACCTTTGATATCTCAGACCCCCGTTCGCCTATTCCCGTCGATACGATTCTACCTTTTAGGCTTAATAATTTGAAGGTAAGCAATCTATACCAAGCCGGTAACTTGCTGTACGCGGCCTTAGGTGGCTTTCAGGGTGCCGGGCAAAAGCCAGGCCTAGCTATTTTTGACCTATCGCAGCCCGACCAACCGGCTTTGCAAGCTACCTGGGATACTACTGCCTATCAACATGGCAGCGCCATCGTCATTATTGAGGGAAATTATGCCTACCTGGGCCTGATGAGAGATGGTCTTTTGATCCTGGATATTTCCGACAAGGATCAAATCCGCTTTGTTTCTCATTTTCTTCCAGATGTTAATTGGCCACGACCGCCGGGTTTATTTTCCCATCCTAATGCCCGTGGGATGGCGGTCCGCAACGATACCGTATTTATCTGTAATGATGCTGGCGGATTGCGATTAATTGATGTGCACGACAAAGAAAATCCGCTTGAAATCGCCAAATACCTCCATACCGATTTGGATGAGGTGGCCCAGCCTGCCTATAACAATATTGTGTTAAAAGACCATTATGCCTTCCTGGCGGTGGATTATTGCGGCTTGGAGGTCATCGATTTTTCCGATCCTGATCATATCCACAATGTAAGCTGGTACAATCCATGGAATTGCAATGGCGCCAGTTGGGCCGGCAGTCCTGGCCACATGAATCAACTGGCTTATTTAGCAGAAAAAGCGCTCCTGTTTGTCTCTGGAGGCGATAGTGAGGTGCTGGCCTTTGATATAAGTGATCCGACTCAGCTGAAAAAGGTAGGAGAATGGGTAAACCCTTTGGATAGTGCCGCCTGTTGGGGCGTTAGTGCTATGGGCAATCAAGTATTTTTATCCTTTATTGATAATTCGGGGATTTTTATTCCGGGGTTTCAACCTTTTTATTCAAATTTTGGGGGCATTAAAATTTTGGAATGGGAAACCTTGCCATCTGCCCTTTCGGAAACTAAAACAGCACCTGCTCTTCTCGCATTTCCTAACCCCACCAATGGCTTGGTGCATATTCAAACCGACTTTTTCTTGACGGATAAAGTACAAATTCAATTATTTGATCAATCTGGAAGAGGGAGATCACTGCCCGCTGTTTTTAAATCCGCCAATGAGTTCGCTATTGATCTATCCGCTTTGCCGGCTGGGCTTTATTATCTTTATTTCCAGCAGGCAGATCAGGTACAGTGGAGGAAATTAGTAAAGACAGACTAAGTGCTTGTTTACTTTATTTAAAGTTCATTACTAACTTGCATCCCCACACAAAAATTCGTATTTTTATCCCAATAGGCCAAAAAAGCGATTCAAAGGAACGCCAAAAAGGCAAAAAAAAACGCTGGACACATTATTTTTTCAACACATATGACCCGCTAAAAAACGGTAAAATGAGCAATTTTCAGCAAAAAACCACGCGTAACTTATTGACTGACAATTGCTTCTGAAAATAGCTGTCAGAGTAGTACATCCACTAAAAGAAGGATTAAGACCATAGTTGGAATAATCCAACCAAGAAAGAACCAGTAGTCAGAGTAGTACATCCACTAAAAGAAGGATTAAGACTAATACTGTTTTCATGAGTAAGGAATTTGTGATTATGTCAGAGTAGTACATCCACTAAAAGAAGGATTAAGACCCAATTTGCTTGCGGTGAGTCTTAATGATTTTCATCGTCAGAGTAGTACATCCACTAAAAGAAGGATTAAGACACAAACAGTTAAATTACTGAGCTCTTGTTGTTGTAGGTCAGAGTAGTACATCCACTAAAAGAAGGATTAAGACTTTACCGTTAACTTCCAAAGTTGCTTCATTTCCCGTGTCAGAGTAGTACATCCACTAAAAGAAGGATTAAGACAGAAAGCTTTTGTAACGCTTCAAGTTTCTCTACTTGGTCAGAGTAGTACATCCACTAAAAGAAGGATTAAGACCCCTTTTACCCTTAGTTTCAAGGTAAACTTTAATGGTCAGAGTAGTACATCCACTAAAAGAAGGATTAAGACAGACACCGTTAACTTGTTGGCTGGTTACCTTTGGTGTCAGAGTAGTACATCCACTAAAAGAAGGATTAAGACTGCGGTTAAGAGGGCCATTTCCCTCTGTGTAAGTACTGTCAGAGTAGTACATCCACTAAAAGAAGGATTAAGACGCTCGTATAAAGTTAAAAAGGGGTTGTTCCCTAGGTCAGAGTAGTACATCCACTAAAAGAAGGATTAAGACTGCCATTCCTGGTCCTGATATTGACCATATTGACCCAGTCAGAGTAGTACATCCACTAAAAGAAGGATTAAGACACTTTCATTAAACCAGTTAAGTCTTTACTTTTAATTGTCAGAGTAGTACATCCACTAAAAGAAGGATTAAGACGCTGTTATAAGTTATTCTTCAGTGTAGTGTTCAGGAGTCAGAGTAGTACATCCACTAAAAGAAGGATTAAGACGAACAAGTTTACCATCTTTCAAAGACTCTTTTGAGAGTCAGAGTAGTACATCCACTAAAAGAAGGATTAAGACTCTACACTAGTAATGTCTTTGCTGTTTTTTACAGGTGTCAGAGTAGTACATCCACTAAAAGAAGGATTAAGACTTTGACAATTTCCCAAGAAAAAACCTACTTTTTTCTGGTCAGAGTAGTACATCCACTAAAAGAAGGATTAAGACGAGTTGCGTAGTTGGATAATGCCCGTTCTTGAAATAGTCAGAGTAGTACATCCACTAAAAGAAGGCTTAAGACGGGGGTAAAAGACATTGCCATTACCAACAATTTATCCGTTCGACATGTATTTATAATTAAAACATGCTACAAAAAATTATTGATGGCCGGACGGACCTGGTTTTCGATTATCTCGAACAAGGCCATCCAGCAACCGCGACCGATAGTCACGGTACTTCGCTGCTCCAATGGTGCGCCTATTATGGAGATGTGAGTGCCATGAAGCACCTGCTATCCAAAGGTGCCAAACTTACTGAATTAGGTCCCAATTATGATCTAAATGGTGCAGCCTTCCACGGTCATTGGCGCCTTTGCCAATTCTTGCTCGAACAAGGAGCCGACGCCAACATGCCCCTGCCGGATACCGGAGAAACACCCCTGCACGCTTGCCTCTGCGCCGCCAATAATCCGGTTTCCACCGTCATCGTCGAGCTCTTGCTGTCGCACGATGCCGACCCCAATGCTCAAACCCTGCCCCATAAAGCGACGGGAGGATTTATGCGAGATGTCTATACCCGGGGGGAAACACCCCTGCACCGGGCTGCCGCCTTTGGCAATGACAAAACCATAAAATTACTACTCGATGCGGGCGCTGATAAAACGATAAAAGACAAGAATGGGGACACTCCGCTCAGCTGGGCCAGTTGGCACCTCCGGCCTGGGAAAATCCTTGCCCTCCTGGCCTATGACGAACACCGGATACACCCTCTGCATATAGAACGGATACAAAGTGACCATGGGAATGGTTGGGGCAGTGGTATGTACCTCAATTTATTGGGAAAAATCCATGTATAGAAAATAGATTTGTATCTTTCATTTTTGTCATCGATCACCCGTACAACTAATGAAAAGCAAATCTTCCAACTTTGTAAGGATTTTCTTTTTCCTACTGCTAAGCTTGATGGCTTTTTGGCGCTGTAGTGATAATCCTTTAATAAACAAAGCTCCCATCCAGCCAAAGCTCACTCCGTGGGAGGCCTATTGGGCTGCACTCGATTCCAATGGTCTAGCCCAAACGCAAATGGCCAAAAACTGGAAATTGGCAGGCGAAAAAGCATTAAATGACAGTATTCAAATCACCTCCCCTTTTCAGGAAACAGGCTATATCCAAGCCGAAGTGCCGAGCGCCATGGCCTACGCCATTGAACTAAAAACAGGCGAACAATTGAATATTAGTTTATCTGCTGTGCCAGATAGTCTGCTATTTTTTGTAGATCTTTTTCAATTGGAAAAAACAGATAGTACCTCCATCTTAAGGCCTGTATTCCATGCAACACCCTATCAAACGGATAGTATCAGCTTTGAAGTGGAAAAAGCAGGAAGCTATATCGTGCGCATTCAACCAGAATTATTGGTGTCTGCACGCTATACCATTTCTATGGTTACCCAGGCCATTTATGGTGTTTTTCCCGTTAGCGGGAAAGGGAATTCAGCTATCTGGAGTTTTTTTGGAGACCCAAGGGATGGAGGGAAACGAAGCCATAAAGGGATCGATATTTTTGCCCGCCGAGGCACCCCTGTCCTTGCTGCAACAGATGGGACGGTGCGGAGTGTCAGGGACCGTGGGCTGGGTGGTAAACAAGTATGGCTAAGTGATACCAAGCGGAGCCAATCCTTGTATTATGCGCATTTAGACAGCCAACTGGTAAGAGAAGGGGCTACTATCAAGGCGGGAGACACGCTTGGCCTGGTAGGTAATACCGGAAATGCCCGAAATACAAGGCCTCATCTTCATTTTAGTATATACCGGAGGGGACAGGGCGCCATTGATCCCCATCCTTTTGTAGCTAGTCAATCCATTAAACTACCCGCATTTAGGATAGATACGACTTGGTTGGGCCAAATGGTGCGAGTTAGCACGAATAAAACCATTTTACAAGCAGGCCCCAATAATCGTAGCCATTCCTTTGCCACCCTCAATCGACATCTTCCCTTAAAGGTAATAGCGGGTAGTCAAGGCTGGTATCGAGTCAGCACGCCAGATGGAATAATCGGCTACTGCGCTAGCAATAGCCTGGAACAAATAAATCGCCCTATCAGGCAAATTAAAATGGCACAAGCTACCGAATTATTTCAGCGCCCTCATCCTGAGTCACCCCCTATTTCCACCATTGCATTGGAAGCGGAGGTGGACGTCCTGGGCCAAAATGAAACTTTTCAACTGGTTAGAGGAAGAAATGGGGAAGTGGGGTGGATGGCTAGGTGATATTTGAAGTAAGGCGAGGTTTCACCCCAAAAGCATCCTCGGCAACTCCCCCATATCCCTAAACACCCGCACCTCCTCCGCCAAAATGCGCTCATCGGGTGTGGCCTTAGCATAGACCCACACCTCGATCCCTGCTGCTTTGGCGGAGCGGAGGCCCGCCAGGCTATCTTCGATCACCAGGCAATCTTCGGGCGCATATCCCAGTTGCTGGGCGACTGTCAGGTAGAAGGCGGGATCGGGTTTCCAGATGTTCAGCTCATAGGCGGAGAAGATCCGGCCTTCGAAATAGGGCAACAAGCCTGTGATGCCCAAATTGAGTTCAATTTTGGCACGCGGGCCATTGGAGGCAACACAAAAGGGGTGCTGTAGCTGTTCGATGACGGCCTTGATGCTGGGAATGGGCTGTAGGCTTTCGCGAAAGGCAGCATAGGTTCGTTGCCGCAAATGACGTTCAAAATCAGGCGGTATGGCTTGCTGGATATTGGCTTCAAATTCCGCCAGCACTGCTGCAAACTTGCCGCCGGCAAAACGATGCAAAACCTCCTCGGTAGTAAGCTTCCACCCCAGTTTAGTGGCTTCTTCAGCAAAGATCTGGCTGCTGAGGGTTTCGCTGTCGACAAGCACGCCATCACAGTCAAATAGGATCAGTTTTCGGGGCATAGGGCAAAGGTTTGGCTGATTTTGAAATGGGAAATGGGAAGTCGGAAGTGCAAAGTCGGAAGTCGGAACTCACGTTTCGCTTAAAATTTTTAAAGTGCTGATAATCAAGGGCTCAACAACAATTGTTCTCTAAATTGAGCGATTTGTCGTTTTGTATTAACTTGATTATCAATTTTTTGTAGAATTTTAACAGAAACGTGAGTCGGAAAGCGGAAGTTGCGGTCTTTTACCAGCCAATATGTTGGCTAATGAAAGCGCGGGCCATCTTGGCATATTCCAAGGGATTCGCCTTTGCCGGGTCCTGTTCGGCTTCTACCACCAGCCAGCCTTCGTAATTTGCTTGGTCCAATATAGCAAAGATCGACGCAAAATCGATGCAGCCATCCGGGTCGCCAGGGACGGTAAATACGCCTGCTTTTACGGCATGCAAAAAACTTTGTCGTTCCCGTTTTACCCAATCAAGTACCTTGGGCCGAATATCTTTGAGGTGGACGTGGGCCACCCGGCCAATGGTTTGCTGTAGCGCCGCTACGGGGTCTTCGCCAGCAAAATGAAAGTGACCACAATCATAATTTAAATACACATAATTGGGATCTGTATCATTGAGCATACGCAGGGTTTCTTCCAGGCTTTGGATCACCGTTCCCATATGGTGGTGAAAGGCTAGTTTAAATCCTCTATCATGCGCAACTTTACCCAGTTCATTAAGCTTGTAGGTAAAATCCTTCCATTCGGCGGCCGTATTCAACATGCCTTTCCCTTCCAGTACGGGGACATCCAATTGTCCTTGACAGCTATTGCCGACTTCGCCGCCGCCGATGACCTTCGCACCCATCGCTTCTAAGAAGTCAAGTAAGGCTTCGAAGTTTTTCCGGTTCTCTTCCAATGATTTGGTGGTCAATTCATAACTGAACCATTGGTTGCATATTTGTAAATTCCGAAGCGCCAAGTGCTTCTTCAACACCGCCGTATCCCGAGGATACTTGTTGCCTACTTCACAGCCCGCAAAGCCCGCCAGGGCCATTTCACTGACACACTGTTCAAAGGTGATGTCGCCCCCCAACTCGGGGAGGTCGTCATTGGTCCAGCCGATGGGGGCTATGCCTAATTTTGTTTTTTCTGCTTGCATGGTATGGAATATCAATGTTTTATTTCAAGGTGCAATTTCAATTTCAAAAACAATTTCAATGTCAATAGCAATTTCAAAAACAATTTCAATGGCAATTTCAATGGCAATATCAATGCCTTCTGTGTCGCTGAGCCGCCGCCATTCCCTCGCTTGCTCGTTACGAACTCCTGATCGTATACAATCATCAGCGCGGGCTTCAGTTCACCGTTTAATACCTCACTGCGAGCTGGGATTTCAATCAAAATTTCAATGCCTTCTGTGTCGCTGAGCCGCCGCCATTCCCTCGCTTGCTCGTTACGAACTCCTGATCGTATACAATCATCTGCTGCGGGCTTCAGTTCACCGTTTAACACCTCACTGCGAGCTGGGATTTCAATCAAAATTTCAATTTCAATCAAAATTTCAATGCCTTCTGTGTCGCTGAGCCGCTGCCATTCCTTCGTTTGCTCGTTACGAACTCCTGATCATATACAATCAGCTGCTGCGGGCTTCAGCTCACTGTTTAACACCTCACTGCGAGCTGGGATTTCAATGGCAATTTCAATGACAATGGCAATGGCAATGGCAATGGCAATGGCAATTTCAATGGCAATGACAATGACGCTTTCAATGGCAATTTCAATATCTCCTGTGTCGCTGGGGCTTGTCCCAACCCTCCAATAAAGTCTCGACACATCTTATATGATCTTATATTCCTTATATGGTTCAAAGCTAGGCCCAAGCCACCCCTCCAATACCTACACATCCCCCAAAAACCTCACGCCAAACCTCCATTACCTCCACCCCTCCAATAACTCCACGTCCCAAAAAAACGCTTTCGACTTACCAACCTTACAACTTACAACCCCAACAGCCACACCCCTCGCGACTTTCGACTTCCCCCCTCCCCCGTCATCTCCGCGCCCCTTCCC from Saprospiraceae bacterium encodes:
- a CDS encoding nuclease A inhibitor family protein; this translates as MARLSKEHVHAALEKAAQNILDASGDDPFVSRQDIRLKLQQLSGVEQQLTSIFYRFMDHRDHKPGARITESDVLDTLAYAKEKLVDAYDRNNNGLSKTEIEKMSLTGKLAVRFAKILKERNQDENLESTPVILKQLEALGDGLFFPAWANESDAFLNVFYKEANLTTLNPENFAATLGLDPTDPAQEVFIFQQGVEELWWIFENYQDYEEESYPEQFSALLDFMVTHLKDITHIIVGRDGYSADSQYPVYLVGLAPAGDIVGFETYTVWT
- a CDS encoding T9SS type A sorting domain-containing protein, with amino-acid sequence MKYHLPLSLLLLLSFKVLYLTGQAIDTLHFNPIGEFEYAGFYSAYTALPDQMERPYLYTASNELGLVTFDISDPRSPIPVDTILPFRLNNLKVSNLYQAGNLLYAALGGFQGAGQKPGLAIFDLSQPDQPALQATWDTTAYQHGSAIVIIEGNYAYLGLMRDGLLILDISDKDQIRFVSHFLPDVNWPRPPGLFSHPNARGMAVRNDTVFICNDAGGLRLIDVHDKENPLEIAKYLHTDLDEVAQPAYNNIVLKDHYAFLAVDYCGLEVIDFSDPDHIHNVSWYNPWNCNGASWAGSPGHMNQLAYLAEKALLFVSGGDSEVLAFDISDPTQLKKVGEWVNPLDSAACWGVSAMGNQVFLSFIDNSGIFIPGFQPFYSNFGGIKILEWETLPSALSETKTAPALLAFPNPTNGLVHIQTDFFLTDKVQIQLFDQSGRGRSLPAVFKSANEFAIDLSALPAGLYYLYFQQADQVQWRKLVKTD
- a CDS encoding ankyrin repeat domain-containing protein encodes the protein MLQKIIDGRTDLVFDYLEQGHPATATDSHGTSLLQWCAYYGDVSAMKHLLSKGAKLTELGPNYDLNGAAFHGHWRLCQFLLEQGADANMPLPDTGETPLHACLCAANNPVSTVIVELLLSHDADPNAQTLPHKATGGFMRDVYTRGETPLHRAAAFGNDKTIKLLLDAGADKTIKDKNGDTPLSWASWHLRPGKILALLAYDEHRIHPLHIERIQSDHGNGWGSGMYLNLLGKIHV
- a CDS encoding peptidoglycan DD-metalloendopeptidase family protein, translated to MKSKSSNFVRIFFFLLLSLMAFWRCSDNPLINKAPIQPKLTPWEAYWAALDSNGLAQTQMAKNWKLAGEKALNDSIQITSPFQETGYIQAEVPSAMAYAIELKTGEQLNISLSAVPDSLLFFVDLFQLEKTDSTSILRPVFHATPYQTDSISFEVEKAGSYIVRIQPELLVSARYTISMVTQAIYGVFPVSGKGNSAIWSFFGDPRDGGKRSHKGIDIFARRGTPVLAATDGTVRSVRDRGLGGKQVWLSDTKRSQSLYYAHLDSQLVREGATIKAGDTLGLVGNTGNARNTRPHLHFSIYRRGQGAIDPHPFVASQSIKLPAFRIDTTWLGQMVRVSTNKTILQAGPNNRSHSFATLNRHLPLKVIAGSQGWYRVSTPDGIIGYCASNSLEQINRPIRQIKMAQATELFQRPHPESPPISTIALEAEVDVLGQNETFQLVRGRNGEVGWMAR
- a CDS encoding HAD-IA family hydrolase; protein product: MPRKLILFDCDGVLVDSETLSSQIFAEEATKLGWKLTTEEVLHRFAGGKFAAVLAEFEANIQQAIPPDFERHLRQRTYAAFRESLQPIPSIKAVIEQLQHPFCVASNGPRAKIELNLGITGLLPYFEGRIFSAYELNIWKPDPAFYLTVAQQLGYAPEDCLVIEDSLAGLRSAKAAGIEVWVYAKATPDERILAEEVRVFRDMGELPRMLLG
- the iolE gene encoding myo-inosose-2 dehydratase, which gives rise to MQAEKTKLGIAPIGWTNDDLPELGGDITFEQCVSEMALAGFAGCEVGNKYPRDTAVLKKHLALRNLQICNQWFSYELTTKSLEENRKNFEALLDFLEAMGAKVIGGGEVGNSCQGQLDVPVLEGKGMLNTAAEWKDFTYKLNELGKVAHDRGFKLAFHHHMGTVIQSLEETLRMLNDTDPNYVYLNYDCGHFHFAGEDPVAALQQTIGRVAHVHLKDIRPKVLDWVKRERQSFLHAVKAGVFTVPGDPDGCIDFASIFAILDQANYEGWLVVEAEQDPAKANPLEYAKMARAFISQHIGW